Part of the Candidatus Afararchaeum irisae genome, TGCCTGACGTCTCCTATCACGGCGACGTAGTAGTCAGTACGTATCCTCTCGTCGGGCCAGACTCCCGCTCTCTTCATGAGGAGTTCGAGTGTGGCGTCGCCCGGTGCGAATCCGACCGCCGGGGTCGGCTGTCCTCCGAAGGTCTCAACGAGGTCGTCGTAACGTCCACCGCCGAATATCGAACGCAGGTCGCCTTCCGTGTCGAAACACTCGAAGACGGCTCCCGTGTAGTAGTCGAGTCCCCTGACTATACGTGGGTCGAACTCGACGTCGACTCCGTAGTCCGCGAGACGGTCGTGTATAGCCCTGAGGTTCTCGATCCCCTCACGTGTCTTCTGTCTCTCGGATATCTCAAGAACCTCTTCGAGACTGCCGAAGCCACGTATCTGGGTTAGCGAGACTACAGTCGAGGTCTGTTCGTCGTCAAGTACCTCACGCAGACGTGCCCTGAGTTCGTCGGCTTCGAGCTTCTCGGTCTTGTCGACAGTCCTGTAGACGTGCTGGGCGTCCTCCGAGGGGAGGTCGAATCCCTCGACTATCCCCTGGAGTATCTTCCTGTGACTCATACGCAGGACGAAGTCGTCGTCGAGACCCAACGACCTTAGCATGTCGTCGGCGAGTGCGACTATCTCGGCGTCAGCCTCGGGAGTCTCGCCGCCGAATATGTCGAAGTTGGGCTGGTAGAACTCACGCAGGCGTCCCGACTGTGGCTGTTCGTACCTCCAGAGCTTGGGCACCGAGTACCACTTGAGAGGCTTCGAGAACTCCTGCTGTTTCGCGACGAAGATACGGACGACACTCGGTGTTAGCTCGGGGGTCATAGTGACCTGGCGTCCGCCCTTGTCCTCGAAAGAGTAGGTCTCTTCGACTATCTCCTCGCCGCTCTTTATCTCATAGAGTTCGAGAGGTTCGAGCGACGGCGTCGCGATCTCACGGAATCCGTAGGACCGTGCCGTCTCCTCCACCGTGTCGAATACCTCACGACGTGCCGCCATCTCGTCGGGATAGAAGTCCCTGAACCCCTTGAGGCTCTCAAGGTCTCTGTCCATGTGACGAGTAGAGGAAGGAGAGGTTTAAATTAAACTAAAGTAAAGAGTACTTACCTTCTCTTTATGTTGTAGTCGTTGCCCGAGGGCTGAAGCTCACGCAGGAGATCCTTCATCTGGTCGTCGTCTATGGTGTCCTGTATCCTTCCGCTCTTTGCGAGTGCGACTATCTGCTGTTCGACCGACTCCGCGAACTCCGGCTTCGACATACGGAGAGTGTTGAGCCTCTCGCGCGCCTCGGCTGTCAGAGTCTGTTTCAGGAGAGCCTTCTTCTGAGCCTCTGCCTCCTCACGTTCCTCACGTTCCTGTGACTGCCCCTCTCCCTGCTGTTCCTTGAGCTTCTTTAGCTTCTCCTCACGTAGGTCGTCGATGTCGTCAGTCATGTTAAAATGTAGTTCCTGAGAGCTTAAAACTCTTCAGACGACAGTCGTCGGTGCTGTCGCGCTACTTCTACTGATACTGTTCGAGCTCGGGGATCTCCGAGGCGACGTCCTCGGCGACTCCGTCGAGGAAGCTCCTTCCCTCGCCAGAGACACGTCTCCCCTCCGCCTCGACTGTCTCGACGTAGCCGGCGTCCTCAAGCTGCTGGAGAGCCGTCCTGATTATATTACGGCTTCCCCTCTCGTGGTGAGCGGGTGCGGAGCCGTTGTTCTTGCTCCCGCCGTACTCCTTGCTGAGACGTGAGACTCCTATGGGACCTTCTGTGTAGACCTTACGTATGATCGATGCTGTGCGTGTGTACCACCAGTCGCTCTCCTCGGGAGGGAGCTCCTTGTGCTCTCCAGTCTTAGCGAACTCCGCCCACTCGGGGGGCTCTACCTCGTCGATGTCCTTGAGTTCCTCGGCGACTTGGGATACCATCTTGTCCCCGGGAACGTCGTATAGAGTGACCATTCTTGTCCTGAGTTCGTCGAGGAGAGGTTTAACCTTTTTTGTTATACTCAAGGAGAGAAGGACGTGAATACGGGTTGAGTCTAAGACCAGTATACAGAGACTCAGTCAAGGTATCCGCCATTCTCAGAACAGTCTGTATTCAATGCTTAATTATTTCTGTCCTTGAGTATTAAAGGCGTCATCGAGGTACCATGGAAGAACGGAAGCTTCTCGACCGTCTCTCGCGCGAACTCGGCGTAGGAGACGACTGCGCAGTCTTAGAGTTCGGCGGTGACGAGGCTAAAGCACTCCTCACCACCGACATGCTCCACCGTAAGACCGACTTTCCCGAGGGACTCGAAGCTGAGGTTATGGGCTGGCGCGGGGTCGGCGCGAGTCTGAGCGACGTGGCAGGAATGGGAGGCGATCCAGTCGCGTCGGTTCTCGCAGTCGGCGTCCCGGGACTCGAAGAGGAGACGGTCGAGGCGATCATAAAGGGCGCGAGAGACGTCTGTGAGGAGGTCTCGGCGGAGTACGTCGGAGGCGACCTCGACTCACACGACGAGCTCACAGTCACGTCGACAGTTCTAGGAAGAGCCGAGTCGCCCGTGAGACGGTCGGGAGCGGAGGTCGGAGACGCAGTCTGTGTGACGGGAGAACTCGGTGCGACCGCTCTGGGTCTGCGCCTCTTCGAGGAAGGAGAAAACGAGACGGCGAACGGTCTCTTCAGGTTCGAGCCACGTGTCGCGGAAGGTATCGAGATCTCCGAGTACGCGACCTCGATGATGGACATAAGCGACGGTCTCTCTGTCTCTCTCCACCAGACCGCGGAGGCGAGCGACGTGGGATTCGAGGTCGAGTCAGAGAGGATACCCCGTGTCGACGGAGTAGACCTGGAGGAAGCCGTCTTCACAGGCGAGGACTTCGAGCTTCTGTTTACGGCTCCGCGCGACAGGCTCGACGAGATAAGCGCGGAGTTCACGGTGATAGGCGACTGCGTCGACGAGACCGAGGGCGTGAGTATCGACGCCGAGAGACTCGAAAAGAGAGGTTATCAGCACGGAGACTGATTAACTAACACATATGACCATAGATGACCTCAACGACGAGATAAGGAGCTGTACGAGATGTGACGACCTCGTTGACAACAGGACACGCCCAGTTCCGAACCAGGGCGATCCCGACGCAGACGTCCTGATCGTGGGCAAGATGGTGGGGTACAGGGACGACGAGAAGGGACTGCCCTACCAGGGCGAGGCGGGGAAGACAGTCGACTACGTTCTCGATGCATACGACATGACGAGGAACGACGTCTTTCTCACCAACCTCACGCGGTGCTATCCGCCCGAGAGCCGTAACCCGACGAAGGAGGAACTCGACCACTGCGCCGAGTACTTCAACCAGGAGCTTGAGATAGTCGACCCCGACTACATAGTCGCGCTCGGGAAGCTCACAGCCGAGAGACTCCTCGGCAGGGATGTCAAGCTCGAGGACGAACACGGCGAGGTCTACAACTACTCGACACTCACATTCCAGTCGAAAGTCGTCGTGACCTACAACGTCGGATCAGTCCAGTACGACCCCACGAAGAGGGACACTATAGTCGAGGACATCGAGCCCGTGTTTGAGTAGATAGGACTGATTCTCAAGTTCGACACGAGTCACCACCCATCCTTATGGCGTAACACTCCGTAGACAGATCTAATGGCAGAGATAGTCTCGACAGAGGACGTTCTGGGAGGCGCG contains:
- a CDS encoding uracil-DNA glycosylase — translated: MTIDDLNDEIRSCTRCDDLVDNRTRPVPNQGDPDADVLIVGKMVGYRDDEKGLPYQGEAGKTVDYVLDAYDMTRNDVFLTNLTRCYPPESRNPTKEELDHCAEYFNQELEIVDPDYIVALGKLTAERLLGRDVKLEDEHGEVYNYSTLTFQSKVVVTYNVGSVQYDPTKRDTIVEDIEPVFE
- the thiL gene encoding thiamine-phosphate kinase, translated to MEERKLLDRLSRELGVGDDCAVLEFGGDEAKALLTTDMLHRKTDFPEGLEAEVMGWRGVGASLSDVAGMGGDPVASVLAVGVPGLEEETVEAIIKGARDVCEEVSAEYVGGDLDSHDELTVTSTVLGRAESPVRRSGAEVGDAVCVTGELGATALGLRLFEEGENETANGLFRFEPRVAEGIEISEYATSMMDISDGLSVSLHQTAEASDVGFEVESERIPRVDGVDLEEAVFTGEDFELLFTAPRDRLDEISAEFTVIGDCVDETEGVSIDAERLEKRGYQHGD
- a CDS encoding 30S ribosomal protein S19e, translating into MVTLYDVPGDKMVSQVAEELKDIDEVEPPEWAEFAKTGEHKELPPEESDWWYTRTASIIRKVYTEGPIGVSRLSKEYGGSKNNGSAPAHHERGSRNIIRTALQQLEDAGYVETVEAEGRRVSGEGRSFLDGVAEDVASEIPELEQYQ
- the hisS gene encoding histidine--tRNA ligase, with translation MDRDLESLKGFRDFYPDEMAARREVFDTVEETARSYGFREIATPSLEPLELYEIKSGEEIVEETYSFEDKGGRQVTMTPELTPSVVRIFVAKQQEFSKPLKWYSVPKLWRYEQPQSGRLREFYQPNFDIFGGETPEADAEIVALADDMLRSLGLDDDFVLRMSHRKILQGIVEGFDLPSEDAQHVYRTVDKTEKLEADELRARLREVLDDEQTSTVVSLTQIRGFGSLEEVLEISERQKTREGIENLRAIHDRLADYGVDVEFDPRIVRGLDYYTGAVFECFDTEGDLRSIFGGGRYDDLVETFGGQPTPAVGFAPGDATLELLMKRAGVWPDERIRTDYYVAVIGDVRQTAVEVAQSLRAEGNVVEIDLSNRGFSGQLEYADSINAEKTVIVGERDLSEGVVTVKEMETGDQKQVPLEEFA
- a CDS encoding DNA-binding protein; its protein translation is MTDDIDDLREEKLKKLKEQQGEGQSQEREEREEAEAQKKALLKQTLTAEARERLNTLRMSKPEFAESVEQQIVALAKSGRIQDTIDDDQMKDLLRELQPSGNDYNIKRR